In one Cercospora beticola chromosome 1, complete sequence genomic region, the following are encoded:
- a CDS encoding uncharacterized protein (antiSMASH:Cluster_7) → MPRYKRTAEAAQLDAVAEPSMAAATNETLMKLRNMWEFASLMQYIFLFGSAVRIDDDFDIEDLEHECLQPTPSDKLAHIGLQLLKYVSSHRGLTPEIFDEYTRRQYVAKAPNRNPFGDDEEPTKFNEMDICTRIKVLHQLSVWTLGNADRMRSLMPQDEDHLNWRIEPLGWDKEDRSYYVLDDNRLYRRADEPLPPPTPKPKAKPKASAKNKRKAPTRGTRTSKRRKVEESEEEELEDQPETDASAMDVTDMGKGEGATQLEMEEPGYGFTGKTWSLIAITLEEYQDFMATIFRSRDPNEKQLRTRLEEDVLPIIEKRAEALKAKQMKKIRELENLQKMATAKRSSRLADKADKEAEARKEREAQEQRERELKMARAEQERQKRIEEGHESRRLTREQRVREREAKRILHEEELARLEAEGERAESQGVEPETVDSDGKRASGRQRQTQREQHKKELERLAEEEGNWYFDCSVCGQHGENMDDGTHSVSCERCNVWEHSACHGYTPKQAEQQAFIFICGTCKRKEEDAKKPKIPPLKLHNRSSDSPEAQKVNIRPPTANGQNAPAQQSPGAQTNGQYRSPQAMPQLPQGHGYPAVGNFASRFNDTAAPPRPYAAPTVQNGQPSHYQQHQSVHHDAVSHAGGHPQSAQFHPPPPHHYQQPQAQYNHYQYPQNHQPWQQYQQQGPPPQAQYRPGSSQMNGFQSPSKADAKPLYPPAASQVQQHYHQQQPQQQQYQAQAQPSHHHQQTQLSPRPPQQSPPQLAPRQLQTPLMHNPQTNAGGSPHANQVAADGMNGPWPKGSSQIPQKHAQSPAPPPSESKVLPPLTPLAPSPGQATTTNNNIPVKKLQLSPAAPSAVTLPPIASMEPAQLARPPQSVQAAPGAGPDRLDQQS, encoded by the exons ATGCCGCGATACAAGCGCACCGCCGAAGCAGCGCAGCTCGATGCTGTCGCCGAGCCATCGATGGCCGCAGCGACGAACGAAACGCTCATGAAGCTGCGCAACATGTGGGAATTCGCCAGCCTCATGCAGtacatcttcctcttcgggTCTGCGGTGCGAATTgacgacgacttcgacatcgag GATCTGGAACACGAATGTCTACAACCCACGCCGAGCGACAAACTGGCTCACATCGGCCTACAGCTGCTCAAATATGTCTCGTCCCATCGAGGTCTGAC GCCAGAGATCTTCGACGAGTACACTCGCCGCCAGTACGTTGCCAAGGCACCGAATCGCAATCCCTTCGGAGACGACGAGGAGCCGACGAAGTTCAACGAGATGGACATTTGCACCCGTATCAAAGTCCTGCACCAGCTGAGTGTGTGGACGCTGGGCAACGCAGATCGCATGCGGAGCCTGATGCCACAGGACGAAGATCATCTCAACTGGCGCATCGAGCCTCTTGGCTGGGACAAGGAGGATCGTTCATACTATGTGTTGGACGACAACCGACTCTACCGCCGCGCTGACGAACCTCTGCCACCACCCACGCCGAAGCCCAAGGCGAAGCCAAAAGCCAGTGCTAAGAACAAGAGGAAGGCACCCACGCGGGGAACCCGTACGAGCAAGCGTAGGAAAGTCGAAgagagcgaagaggaagagttgGAGGACCAGCCAGAAACAGATGCAAGCGCCATGGATGTCACAGATATGGGTAAGGGGGAGGGCGCCACGCAGCTCGAAATGGAAGAGCCGGGGTATGGCTTCACGGGTAAGACTTGGTCATTGATCGCCATCACGCTAGAGGAATACCAGGACTTCATGGCGACTATCTTCCGGTCTCGCGATCCGAACGAGAAGCAGCTGCGTACCCGCTTGGAGGAGGACGTGCTTCCGATCATCGAGAAGCGGGCGGAGGCATTGAAGGCGaagcagatgaagaagattcgGGAACTCGAGAATCTGCAAAAGATGGCCACTGCCAAACGTTCCAGTCGTCTGGCCGACAAGGCTGACAAGGAGGCCGAGGCCCGCAAGGAGCGCGAGGCACAGGAGCAGAGGGAACGCGAACTCAAAATGGCACGCGCGGAGCAGGAAAGACAGAAGCGTATTGAAGAG GGACACGAATCTCGACGTCTTACCCGCGAGCAGCGTGTGCGCGAGCGAGAAGCTAAACGCATTCTccacgaagaagagctggcGCGACTAGAGGCAGAAGGCGAACGTGCGGAATCGCAAGGGGTAGAGCCAGAGACTGTCGACAGTGACGGGAAGCGGGCTTCTGGGCGTCAACGACAAACGCAACGCGAGCAGCACAAGAAAGAGCTGGAGAGGCTAGCTGAAGAGGAGGGCAATTGGTATTTCGACTGCTCCGTCTGTGGCCAACACGGTGAGAATATGGACGACGGAACGCATAGTGTGAGTTGTGAGCGCTGCAACGTCTGGGAGCACAGCGCGTGCCATGGTTACACGCCGAAGCAAGCAGAACAACAGGCTTTCATTTTCATCTGCGGCACCTGCAAGcggaaggaagaagacgcgAAGAAGCCCAAGATCCCTCCGTTGAAGCTACACAATCGTTCCAGCGACAGTCCCGAGGCTCAAAAGGTGAATATCCGGCCACCAACAGCGAACGGCCAGAATGCACCTGCTCAACAAAGCCCGGGAGCACAAACGAATGGACAGTACCGGTCGCCTCAAGCCATGCCACAGCTCCCACAGGGTCATGGATACCCTGCGGTTGGCAACTTCGCGTCACGATTCAACGACACTGCTGCGCCGCCTCGTCCCTATGCCGCTCCCACAGTGCAGAACGGGCAACCCTCGCATTATCAACAACACCAAAGCGTGCACCACGATGCTGTGTCGCATGCGGGTGGCCACCCGCAAAGCGCACAATTTcatccacctccgcctcaTCACTACCAGCAACCACAAGCTCAGTATAACCACTACCAATATCCGCAAAATCACCAGCCGTGGCAACAGTACCAACAGCAAGGACCACCTCCACAAGCTCAGTATAGGCCAGGGTCATCCCAGATGAACGGCTTCCAGTCACCCAGCAAGGCAGATGCCAAGCCACTTTACCCGCCTGCTGCCTCACAAGTACAGCAGCACTatcaccaacaacaacctcagcagcagcaatatcAGGCTCAGGCTCAGCCCAGTCACCATCACCAGCAGACGCAGTTGAGTCCTCGACCGCCGCAGCAGTCACCACCTCAATTAGCGCCTCGGCAGCTGCAAACACCGCTCATGCATAATCCGCAGACCAATGCAGGCGGAAGTCCACACGCGAACCAAGTGGCAGCTGATGGCATGAACGGGCCCTGGCCAAAAGGCTCGTCCCAAATCCCGCAGAAGCATGCTCAGAGTCCTGCGCCACCTCCGAGCGAGTCGAAGGTATTGCCGCCTCTCACGCCGCTCGCACCATCCCCAGGACAGGCAACGACCACGAACAACAACATACCGGTCAAGAAATTGCAACTGTCTCCTGCAGCTCCGAGCGCAGTCACGCTTCCTCCGATAGCGAGTATGGAACCCGCTCAGCTTGCTCGACCGCCTCAATCAGTGCAGGCGGCGCCAGGAGCTGGGCCTGATCGCCTGGACCAGCAGTCATGA
- a CDS encoding uncharacterized protein (antiSMASH:Cluster_7~SMCOG1196:alkyl hydroperoxide reductase/ Thiol specific) codes for MAVQVGKPAPAFNCTAVVDGKLKNVSLEGYTAANHWVILVFFPKAWSFICPTEIRAFSSRLEEFLYARSCAVIFASTDNEHCLKAWNSTSEMEGGLGGVHVPLISDCNHKLSRDYQVLIEEEGIAQRALFIIDPKGRIRNITINDTDVGRSVDEAQRILDALVFKDEFGEGCPVDWKKGDKGLDYKAETTIEGAVEVNKKSWSEWARPKLQRAWSGTSGISTLSTGTPPTSRPTYDRSISHSGTHSPLYSPGARGSHVSLGTQMEEALMQQRMENLNAAMQNQSVGMAV; via the exons ATGGCCGTCCAAGTTGGAAAGCCCGCGCCTGCATTCAACTGCACAGCTGTCGTCGACGGCAAATTGAAGAATGTCTCCTTGGAAGGCTACACCGCGGCAAACCACTGGGTCATTCTG GTCTTCTTCCCAAAAGCCTGGTCATTCATATGCCCGACAGAAATCCGAGCCTTCAGCTCACGCCTTGAAGAATTCCTCTATGCTCGTTCCTGTGCCGTCATCTTTGCTAGCACCGACAACGAGCACTGCCTCAAAGCATGGAACTCTACTTCCGAAATGGAAGGCGGACTCGGAGGTGTCCACGTTCCACTCATCTCCGACTGCAATCACAAACTAAGCAGAGACTATCAAGTcctcatcgaagaagaaggcatcgCCCAGCGAGCCTTGTTCATCATCGACCCCAAAGGCCGCATTCGCAACATCACAATCAACGACACCGATGTCGGCAGAAGTGTAGATGAAGCCCAACGTATACTCGATGCTTTAGTCTTCAAAGACGAATTCGGCGAGGGCTGCCCAGTCGACTGGAAGAAAGGTGATAAAGGTCTCGACTATAAAGCCGAAACTACCATCGAAGGGGCTGTCGAAGTGAACAAGAAGTCTTGGTCCGAGTGGGCAAGACCAAAGCTCCAACGTGCTTGGTCTGGAACCAGCGGAATTTCGACGCTCTCGACTGGCACTCCACCTACGAGCCGCCCTACCTATGATCGATCGATTAGTCACTCCGGTACCCATAGCCCACTTTACAGTCCTGGAGCACGTGGATCTCATGTCAGTTTGGGTACGCAGATGGAGGAAGCATTGATGCAGCAGAGGATGGAGAATTTGAATGCTGCGATGCAGAATCAGAGTGTTGGGATGGCGGTGTAG
- a CDS encoding uncharacterized protein (antiSMASH:Cluster_7) produces MAISGFLFLSWRIFEIITLVPIVGMLGWFVHGFVDNNQLTPNFILVLFIVSVLALAWAFFTLISYLRARHDAFFVALVDLAFVGALIAGVVELRGIRNADCANFTTGNLYVDLGPFGYYGRDGSGNDFGFNVNKTCAMLKASWALAIINIIAFFVTFLLALLVHHHHKDDDRVVVKRTTTHHSRHGHRRSGSRSRSRGGYVDGSRRSTHRSSSRRQYYV; encoded by the exons ATGGCCATCTCCGGCTTTCTGTTCCTTTCATGGCGCATCTTCGAAATCATCACTCTCGTCCCCATTGTGGGCATGCTAGGCTGGTTCGTACACGGCTTCGTCGACAACAACCAGCTCACGCCGAACTTCATCCTGGTGCTGTTCATAGTATCGGTACTGGCACTGGCGTGGGCCTTCTTCACTCTGATCAGCTACTTGCGCGCCAGACACGACGCGTTCTTCGTGGCGCTCGTTGATCTTGCATTTGTGGGCGCTCTGATCGCTGGTGTGGTGGAGCTTCGAGGCATTCGCAACGCAGACTGTGCCAACTTCACCACCGGAAACCTCTACGTCGACTTGGGTCCATTTGGATACTATGGCCGAGACGGAAGCGGTAATGATTTCGGATTCAACGTCAACAAGACATGCGCCATGTTGAAGGCGAGTTGGGCATTGGCCATTATCAACATTATCGCGTTCTTCGTCACATTC CTTTTGGCTCTACTGGTacatcaccaccacaagGACGACGATCGAGTCGTGGTGAAGCGCACAACAACACATCACTCTCGTCACGGCCACCGCAGGTCAGGAAGCCGATCTCGCAGCCGGGGAGGATATGTGGATGGCAGCCGGCGCAGCACCCATCGTTCATCGAGCCGCCGGCAGTACTATGTTTGA